In Deinococcus ficus, a single genomic region encodes these proteins:
- a CDS encoding VOC family protein, which yields MTTDPTWTDHIFAITLFAEDLPAARAFYQRVFGLPVHFEGETSAVFRFGGTLINILAIGQADELITPARAADPGAGVRAVYTLQVDDVDAWCAELSARGVTLLNGPMDRPWGIRTASFQDPMGTVWEIARDL from the coding sequence ATGACCACGGACCCGACCTGGACCGACCACATCTTCGCCATCACCCTCTTCGCCGAGGACCTCCCTGCCGCCCGCGCCTTCTACCAGCGCGTTTTCGGCCTGCCGGTGCATTTCGAGGGCGAAACCTCCGCGGTCTTCCGGTTCGGCGGGACCCTCATCAACATCCTCGCGATCGGACAGGCCGACGAACTCATCACGCCAGCCCGGGCCGCCGACCCCGGCGCCGGGGTCCGGGCGGTGTACACGCTGCAGGTCGACGACGTGGACGCCTGGTGCGCGGAACTGAGCGCCCGGGGCGTCACGCTGCTGAACGGACCGATGGACCGGCCCTGGGGCATCCGGACCGCGAGCTTCCAGGACCCGATGGGCACCGTCTGGGAGATTGCCCGGGACCTGTAA
- a CDS encoding alpha/beta fold hydrolase, producing the protein MVITRTLSAPGGRTLQVYDSGSPDPSALTVFWHHGTPNVGAPPEPLLGWPVRWLGYDRPGYGGSSRLPGRNVAQVARDVAWIAGHLQLDRFAVMGHSGGGPHALACAALLPGQVVAAVSVAGLAPHGAPGLAYFEGMYPGGRAELEAATRGEAALAGVLAGGGYDPEMFTPRDHQALGTSWQWLHSVVGPALEHGPGGMIDDDLAYVRPWGFAPGQIQAPVLLLHGEADRIVPVRHAAWLAAALPRAELHTSPDDGHISILDLGGDALDWLIQGAS; encoded by the coding sequence ATGGTCATCACGCGAACGCTGTCGGCGCCAGGCGGGCGAACCCTGCAGGTGTACGACTCGGGCTCGCCGGACCCCTCGGCCCTGACCGTCTTCTGGCACCACGGCACCCCCAACGTCGGCGCGCCCCCTGAACCGCTGCTGGGCTGGCCGGTCCGCTGGCTCGGTTATGACCGCCCGGGGTACGGCGGGTCCAGTCGACTGCCAGGCCGGAACGTCGCCCAGGTCGCGCGGGACGTCGCCTGGATCGCTGGGCACCTGCAGCTCGACCGCTTCGCGGTGATGGGTCACTCCGGCGGGGGACCGCACGCGCTGGCCTGCGCCGCCCTGCTGCCCGGCCAGGTCGTGGCGGCGGTCAGCGTCGCCGGTCTGGCGCCCCACGGCGCGCCCGGGCTGGCGTACTTCGAGGGCATGTACCCCGGCGGGCGCGCGGAACTCGAGGCCGCCACCCGGGGCGAGGCGGCCCTGGCCGGGGTGCTCGCAGGCGGCGGGTACGATCCGGAGATGTTCACCCCACGGGACCACCAGGCGCTCGGGACCTCCTGGCAGTGGCTGCATTCGGTCGTCGGACCTGCCCTCGAACACGGCCCGGGCGGCATGATCGACGACGACCTGGCGTACGTCCGCCCCTGGGGCTTTGCCCCCGGCCAGATCCAGGCCCCCGTGCTGCTGCTTCACGGGGAAGCCGACCGGATCGTGCCGGTCCGCCACGCCGCCTGGCTGGCGGCGGCCCTGCCCCGGGCCGAACTCCACACCAGCCCGGACGACGGACACATCTCGATTCTCGACCTGGGCGGGGACGCCCTGGACTGGCTGATTCAAGGAGCGTCATGA